A portion of the Candidatus Cloacimonadota bacterium genome contains these proteins:
- a CDS encoding DEAD/DEAH box helicase, which yields MKDQYYHNVEAFLAQLLQDKTFSKNIVARQTLEETQAQWLDFPSQSRSELLDLLAENGLKRPYRHQREAIDAVLKGENTVLSTGVASGKSLCYQFPILQSLLEDPSSRALLLFPTKALAQDQHQKMNKLLEGLKKRVPNLSQLKNGIYDGDTPSDSRSAIRAQARLVFSNPDMLHLGILPNHSLWAGFFARLKYVVIDEVHTYRGVFGSHFANVLRRLKRVCRLYGSNPVFICTSATLANAKQLAEELLESPVRLIDRDSAPHGRREFLIVNPPIVDAALGIRRSAMLETTQLAKRWLRGSGQAIAFCGPRRSVEILYLHLTNNQTLHQRVRSYRSGYLAQDRREIERELREGSIGLVISTNALELGIDIGGLDAAFLNTYPGTISSTRQQAGRAGRKGETSLAVLIASANPLDQYICQNPQYIFENNPEHALISPDHTEILQSQLLCAIHDLAFLDDESFGSLGPEHIHPHLEVLVQNGQARRAQNRYVGIPESYPAAEVSLRNISDQVQILDGKELIAWVDGSSAHWMAHPGAIYLDRGNAWKVKELDLKNGRAMVEPVNLDYITQATRSTQIETENPQTRQKVAGGTKYLGKVTVTTTITGFKKLRFYTQEILGREPLDMEPTVLNTVAWWIGISPETVAKVSAQKLWNSSANDYGSDWGKISVLIRKRDAFRCQHCGLPESDGFHHVHHITPFRKFDNAEEANDPSNLITLCPRCHHLAEQGVRMQSGLSALGYLLVNLAPFFVMCDRQDIDVFTEDISPLANNNPVVLIHDNISGGIGLSRKLFQLHDQVLSAALDLVEKCPCREGCPSCVGPVAENGEGAKENAIAILKELTQNETSEVSEP from the coding sequence ATGAAAGATCAATATTACCATAATGTTGAGGCTTTCCTGGCGCAACTTTTGCAGGATAAAACCTTCAGCAAAAACATCGTGGCACGGCAAACTTTGGAAGAAACCCAAGCGCAGTGGTTAGATTTTCCGTCCCAGAGCCGTTCTGAACTTCTGGATCTGCTTGCTGAAAACGGACTTAAACGTCCCTATCGCCACCAGCGGGAAGCCATCGATGCCGTCCTGAAAGGCGAAAATACCGTACTCAGCACCGGTGTCGCCAGCGGAAAAAGCCTCTGTTACCAATTTCCGATCCTGCAAAGCCTGCTGGAAGACCCTTCCTCACGAGCTTTGCTGCTTTTTCCCACCAAAGCGCTGGCTCAGGATCAGCATCAAAAAATGAACAAGCTGTTGGAAGGCCTCAAAAAGCGAGTTCCAAACCTATCCCAGCTCAAAAACGGAATCTACGACGGGGACACACCTTCCGATTCTCGCAGCGCCATCCGCGCTCAAGCCCGGCTCGTATTTTCCAATCCGGACATGCTGCATCTGGGAATTTTGCCCAATCACAGCCTCTGGGCAGGTTTTTTCGCACGGCTCAAATATGTGGTAATCGATGAAGTTCACACCTACCGCGGCGTTTTCGGCTCCCATTTTGCCAACGTGTTGCGCCGCCTCAAACGCGTATGCCGACTCTACGGCTCCAACCCTGTATTTATCTGCACTTCAGCCACTTTGGCAAATGCCAAACAACTGGCAGAGGAGCTTTTGGAAAGTCCGGTTCGTCTCATCGACCGGGATTCCGCGCCTCATGGCAGACGCGAATTCCTGATTGTGAATCCGCCCATTGTGGATGCGGCTCTCGGCATCAGGCGCAGCGCCATGCTTGAAACCACCCAGCTTGCCAAACGCTGGCTGCGTGGGTCTGGACAGGCTATCGCTTTTTGCGGACCCCGCCGCAGCGTGGAAATCCTCTACCTCCATCTCACAAACAACCAAACCCTGCACCAGCGCGTGCGCAGCTACCGTTCAGGCTATCTGGCTCAAGACCGCCGCGAAATCGAGCGCGAGTTGCGTGAAGGCAGCATTGGTCTGGTGATTTCCACCAACGCTCTGGAACTGGGAATCGATATTGGAGGCCTCGACGCCGCTTTCCTAAACACATATCCCGGAACTATTTCCAGCACCAGACAGCAGGCTGGAAGAGCCGGTCGCAAGGGCGAAACCTCGCTGGCTGTCCTCATCGCCAGTGCCAATCCTCTGGATCAATATATCTGCCAAAATCCGCAATATATCTTTGAAAACAACCCCGAACACGCGCTCATTTCGCCAGACCACACCGAAATCCTTCAAAGCCAGTTGCTTTGTGCCATCCACGATCTTGCGTTTTTGGATGATGAAAGCTTTGGCAGCCTGGGCCCGGAGCACATTCATCCCCATTTGGAAGTTTTGGTGCAAAATGGCCAGGCGCGTCGCGCTCAAAACCGCTATGTGGGCATTCCGGAATCCTATCCCGCCGCCGAAGTTTCCTTGCGCAACATCTCGGATCAGGTGCAAATACTTGATGGAAAGGAACTTATCGCTTGGGTGGACGGCTCCAGTGCTCACTGGATGGCTCATCCCGGCGCCATCTATCTGGATCGTGGAAACGCTTGGAAAGTAAAAGAATTAGACCTCAAAAATGGCAGGGCAATGGTTGAACCTGTCAATCTGGATTATATCACTCAAGCCACCCGCAGCACCCAAATCGAGACCGAAAATCCGCAAACTCGTCAAAAAGTGGCTGGCGGCACAAAATATCTGGGAAAAGTGACGGTTACCACCACTATCACCGGCTTCAAAAAGCTTAGATTCTACACCCAGGAAATCTTGGGACGAGAGCCTCTGGATATGGAACCAACTGTCTTGAACACAGTGGCTTGGTGGATTGGAATCTCTCCGGAAACCGTGGCAAAAGTGAGCGCGCAAAAGCTTTGGAACAGTTCTGCCAACGACTATGGCAGTGATTGGGGCAAAATTTCCGTCCTGATTAGAAAACGCGACGCTTTCCGCTGTCAACATTGTGGTCTGCCAGAAAGCGATGGCTTTCACCACGTTCACCATATCACACCTTTCCGCAAGTTCGACAACGCTGAAGAAGCCAACGATCCCTCCAACTTAATTACCCTCTGCCCACGCTGCCATCACCTTGCCGAACAAGGGGTTAGGATGCAAAGTGGCCTCTCCGCTCTGGGTTATCTTTTGGTGAATTTGGCGCCCTTTTTTGTGATGTGCGACCGCCAGGATATTGATGTTTTCACCGAGGATATTTCACCTCTGGCAAACAACAACCCCGTCGTGCTGATCCATGACAATATTTCAGGAGGCATCGGCCTGTCCCGCAAGCTGTTCCAACTCCACGACCAAGTTCTTTCCGCTGCGCTGGACCTCGTTGAAAAATGCCCTTGCCGTGAAGGTTGCCCTTCCTGCGTGGGTCCTGTTGCTGAAAATGGAGAAGGCGCAAAAGAAAATGCCATCGCCATCCTGAAGGAATTAACCCAAAACGAAACCTCAGAAGTTTCGGAACCATAA
- a CDS encoding response regulator transcription factor: protein MNLVFVVEDNQDLLSIEIKLLEDNGYRVRGFLDTISLWNGLGEETPDLILLDLTLPDRDGLDVCRDLKFDPILRAIPIIMVTGRLELDDIVKGLNLGADDYICKPFEQEELLARVRAILRRSAHLPQNGTVEIVPGLNLDIQRQELIDKGKRIILTLSEFRILQLLTTRPEWAFRRSEILDHLWGDDKIVVERTVDVHISNLREKLGSHATIIQKVHGVGYCFKAKKGNTGNEG, encoded by the coding sequence ATGAATTTGGTATTTGTTGTTGAAGATAATCAGGATCTTCTAAGCATTGAGATAAAGCTGTTGGAAGATAATGGTTATAGAGTTCGAGGTTTCCTCGATACTATTTCCTTGTGGAACGGTTTGGGTGAGGAAACACCGGATTTGATTTTACTGGATTTGACGCTTCCAGACCGCGACGGGCTGGACGTCTGCCGGGATTTGAAGTTCGATCCCATTCTACGAGCTATTCCAATTATCATGGTCACAGGGAGGCTGGAACTGGATGACATTGTAAAAGGGCTGAACTTGGGTGCGGACGACTATATCTGCAAACCTTTCGAGCAGGAGGAGCTGCTGGCAAGAGTGCGAGCCATTTTACGCCGAAGCGCCCATCTTCCCCAAAACGGAACTGTTGAAATCGTACCTGGACTGAATCTGGATATCCAGCGCCAAGAATTAATTGACAAAGGCAAGAGGATCATTCTCACCCTCTCAGAATTCCGCATCCTGCAACTGTTAACCACTCGCCCGGAATGGGCTTTCCGCCGCAGTGAAATCCTGGACCACCTCTGGGGCGACGACAAGATTGTGGTAGAGCGTACTGTGGACGTGCATATCAGCAATCTGCGAGAAAAATTGGGCAGCCATGCCACTATCATCCAAAAAGTTCATGGAGTGGGATACTGCTTCAAAGCCAAAAAAGGAAACACCGGTAATGAAGGCTGA
- a CDS encoding T9SS type A sorting domain-containing protein: MRKAALFALIFLSLTLSAEIIQIGSGSLYNQGLPIEPFRCYSYSQQIYLASQIGTAGVINSLGFQYDIQSNNFLERNADWVVFLGHTERQNITSWVPIDSLNLVFSGSLTETDFSSDLPGEGWLTITLSTPFFYNGTDNLILAVDENTPLACTNANDFICSEVGVPMGITFISLDVNPDPADPPEIPYPNNFYIRNAQANLRLEISPYILTPTQPFPEDQATGVETDTDLQWRSDASSFDLFFGSDPQNLPCVVQGWNQCQWNPPEPLQLFTTYYWQIIAYEDEEIHPGPLWSFRTRGEGIGAPRNLSGFYNGDHVSLNWNPPEHGDPVLYRVIRNGNFLATSQATVYQDFEVAPGQVLYYWILAQNHLGEISAASNSISVHIPDIIPHLILREGFESHPPFSQIVPGWLNLDLDESTTWTFDGLNFPGSGGPLPWVVFSPAETVPPFDFVTAQEGLQSIAAIASYNPPNNDWLITPRLNLGLYPRLTFWARSHTADHGLERLKLHISTTGTEPQDFIQIGPSPWISVPAEWTQYSVGLSNWNQQDVWLAFQCCSWDAKILYLDDIIVTGEGGWVSVQDNLARDCVFQVFPNPSRDSFVVENSLKENFQLSLHDIRGRKLFSAKELNYFNSAEHSLSLAAGIYILKLENGGKTQLKRLVVIP, translated from the coding sequence ATGCGCAAGGCGGCATTGTTCGCGCTCATATTTCTGTCTCTGACCCTGAGCGCGGAAATCATCCAAATCGGCAGCGGCTCGCTGTACAACCAAGGTTTGCCAATTGAGCCATTTCGATGCTACAGCTATTCCCAGCAGATTTATCTGGCTTCCCAAATCGGAACGGCGGGTGTCATCAATTCCCTTGGCTTTCAATATGACATACAAAGCAATAATTTTCTGGAGAGAAATGCGGATTGGGTCGTGTTTCTGGGACACACAGAGCGGCAAAACATCACAAGCTGGGTGCCCATCGACAGCCTGAATCTGGTTTTTTCTGGTTCTCTGACCGAAACGGATTTTTCCTCTGATCTGCCGGGAGAAGGTTGGCTAACCATAACTCTCTCCACCCCATTCTTTTACAATGGTACGGACAACTTGATCCTGGCTGTGGATGAAAACACTCCCCTGGCCTGCACAAACGCGAACGACTTTATTTGTTCGGAAGTGGGTGTGCCAATGGGAATTACCTTTATCAGCTTGGATGTGAATCCCGACCCCGCCGACCCTCCAGAAATACCATACCCAAACAATTTTTACATCCGTAACGCGCAAGCCAACCTGCGGCTGGAAATTAGCCCCTATATCCTCACGCCCACACAGCCCTTCCCGGAAGACCAAGCCACTGGGGTTGAAACAGATACAGACCTGCAATGGCGCAGCGACGCCAGCTCTTTCGACCTCTTTTTTGGCAGCGACCCGCAAAATCTGCCCTGCGTGGTTCAAGGCTGGAATCAATGCCAGTGGAATCCTCCGGAACCTCTGCAACTTTTCACCACATATTATTGGCAGATAATTGCTTACGAGGATGAAGAAATCCATCCTGGACCTCTGTGGAGCTTTCGCACCCGCGGTGAAGGCATCGGCGCGCCCAGAAATCTCAGCGGATTTTATAATGGTGACCACGTGAGCCTGAACTGGAATCCCCCGGAACATGGAGACCCCGTTCTTTACCGCGTGATCCGCAACGGAAATTTTTTGGCAACCTCGCAAGCCACAGTCTATCAAGATTTTGAGGTGGCTCCCGGGCAGGTTTTATACTACTGGATTTTGGCGCAAAACCATCTGGGAGAAATCTCCGCCGCTTCAAATTCAATCAGTGTCCACATCCCTGACATTATCCCGCATCTCATTCTGCGAGAAGGTTTTGAAAGCCATCCTCCCTTCAGCCAAATCGTTCCCGGCTGGCTGAATCTGGATTTGGATGAGTCCACCACCTGGACTTTCGATGGTTTGAACTTTCCCGGAAGCGGTGGACCGCTGCCCTGGGTGGTCTTTTCTCCTGCCGAAACCGTTCCGCCCTTCGATTTTGTCACCGCCCAGGAAGGCCTTCAATCCATTGCGGCAATTGCCAGTTACAATCCTCCCAACAATGATTGGCTCATCACACCCCGCCTGAATTTGGGTCTTTATCCACGCCTCACTTTTTGGGCGCGATCACACACCGCGGACCATGGCCTGGAGCGGCTCAAACTCCATATTTCAACCACAGGAACCGAGCCTCAGGATTTCATCCAGATTGGCCCCAGTCCTTGGATTTCTGTGCCGGCGGAGTGGACCCAATATAGTGTTGGGCTCTCAAACTGGAATCAGCAGGACGTTTGGCTGGCTTTTCAGTGCTGTTCCTGGGATGCCAAAATCCTCTATCTGGACGACATTATTGTCACCGGCGAAGGCGGTTGGGTTTCTGTGCAGGACAATCTCGCCCGCGACTGCGTTTTCCAAGTGTTTCCAAACCCCAGCCGGGACAGCTTTGTTGTTGAAAATTCCCTGAAGGAAAATTTCCAACTCAGCCTCCATGACATCCGGGGCCGCAAGCTTTTTTCCGCCAAAGAGTTAAATTACTTCAACAGCGCAGAACACAGCCTTTCCCTGGCGGCAGGAATTTATATTCTGAAACTGGAAAACGGCGGCAAAACCCAGCTAAAACGTTTGGTTGTGATTCCATGA